In the Campylobacter sp. MIT 12-8780 genome, one interval contains:
- a CDS encoding motility associated factor glycosyltransferase family protein, which translates to MGGGAYLYHNALNELHEKLKLYNDTYLLYPVLYFYGFGNGLLYKVLLQNAKREKIIIFESKIKLLYSIFHAIDFSAELSSQRLIILDPKELDMSFLISFCASKPYFNFARIYFLEPISDYYESFKQELLELNQKLLYAFKQAILRRGNDSTDALEGIEHFVYNLDKMLTHTDFKSFVSHFKNTSKNAIIVSTGPSLIKQLDLLKKSLNKALIFCADSAYPILAQAGIKPNFVCCFERSALTAEFFNNDFKEFDEGIIFILASLVHPNAIKYLERNKRSYILIPRYSHFSLYYNFKDYFYISLASNVADMGINIALNLYCEHIILIGQDLAFDEKGNSHPKEYQNKADFESAMFEESEVLAYGGDKLVKTHEMWLMFKAVLEQLLSQIPPFFKVYNATEGGVRIENCIEKPFKECYDELFTQELAPLAKLKPPKPNKSDENMLKAYAKTKKSISHCEQNKALFSLKLKSLMQGLKHLNNENDLAKAQELIKDIDALKHIIDAWSQEKDLLEICTPLLTQFELKLAQIYTQNSKTKQEAFEKSLQWIQEHCEFFNLLIHHLNAQEQALKRNIKPLENTLLQRGFKKYLRI; encoded by the coding sequence ATGGGGGGGGGGGCTTATCTTTATCATAATGCCTTAAACGAGCTTCATGAAAAGCTTAAACTCTATAATGATACTTATCTTTTATATCCTGTGTTATATTTTTATGGCTTTGGCAATGGCTTGTTATACAAGGTGCTTTTGCAAAATGCAAAACGAGAAAAAATCATCATTTTTGAAAGCAAGATAAAGCTTTTATATAGCATTTTCCATGCCATAGATTTTAGTGCTGAGCTTAGCTCACAACGTCTTATCATACTTGATCCTAAGGAACTTGATATGAGTTTTTTAATCAGCTTTTGTGCGAGCAAGCCTTATTTTAATTTTGCTCGAATTTATTTTTTAGAACCTATAAGTGATTATTATGAAAGCTTTAAACAAGAACTGCTAGAACTGAATCAAAAACTACTTTATGCCTTTAAACAAGCTATTTTAAGAAGGGGTAATGACTCAACAGATGCCTTAGAAGGCATTGAGCATTTTGTGTATAATCTTGATAAAATGCTTACTCATACTGATTTTAAAAGCTTTGTTTCTCATTTTAAAAATACAAGTAAAAACGCCATCATTGTATCAACTGGACCAAGCCTTATCAAACAGCTTGATCTTTTGAAAAAAAGCCTTAATAAAGCCCTTATTTTTTGTGCTGATTCTGCTTATCCAATACTAGCTCAAGCTGGAATAAAACCAAATTTTGTATGTTGTTTTGAAAGAAGTGCTTTAACGGCGGAATTTTTTAATAATGATTTTAAAGAATTTGATGAGGGCATTATCTTTATACTGGCTTCTTTGGTGCATCCAAATGCCATTAAATACCTAGAAAGAAATAAAAGATCATATATACTCATACCAAGGTATTCTCATTTTTCTTTGTATTATAATTTTAAGGATTATTTTTATATATCTTTAGCCTCAAATGTCGCTGATATGGGTATTAACATAGCTCTTAATTTATATTGTGAGCATATTATCTTGATAGGACAAGATTTAGCCTTTGACGAAAAGGGTAATTCTCACCCTAAAGAGTATCAAAATAAGGCTGATTTTGAAAGTGCTATGTTTGAAGAAAGTGAAGTTTTAGCTTATGGAGGCGATAAATTAGTTAAAACACATGAAATGTGGCTCATGTTTAAGGCTGTGCTAGAACAGCTCTTAAGTCAAATTCCGCCCTTTTTTAAGGTTTATAATGCCACTGAAGGTGGGGTAAGGATAGAAAATTGTATAGAAAAGCCTTTTAAAGAATGCTATGATGAGCTTTTCACTCAAGAACTAGCCCCTTTAGCCAAGTTAAAACCACCAAAGCCAAATAAAAGCGATGAAAATATGCTTAAAGCCTATGCAAAAACCAAAAAAAGCATAAGCCATTGCGAGCAAAATAAAGCCTTATTTAGCCTAAAACTTAAAAGCTTAATGCAAGGCTTAAAGCACTTAAATAATGAAAATGATTTAGCTAAGGCTCAAGAGCTTATCAAGGATATTGATGCATTAAAACATATCATTGATGCTTGGAGTCAAGAAAAAGACTTGCTTGAAATTTGCACGCCTTTACTTACGCAATTTGAGCTTAAACTCGCCCAAATTTATACTCAAAATTCCAAAACCAAGCAAGAAGCCTTTGAAAAAAGCTTGCAATGGATACAAGAACATTGCGAATTTTTTAATCTTTTAATCCACCACCTCAACGCTCAAGAACAAGCCCTCAAACGCAATATCAAACCCCTTGAAAACACACTTTTACAAAGAGGCTTTAAAAAATATCTTAGAATTTGA
- a CDS encoding motility accessory factor, whose translation MTTFFEKNLNALSNEPLKAKLQAIKQSEFKLIYGKDSLDINIKDLSDGGGGLSLS comes from the coding sequence ATGACAACATTTTTTGAAAAAAATCTCAATGCTTTAAGTAATGAGCCTTTGAAAGCAAAATTACAAGCCATAAAACAAAGTGAGTTTAAGCTTATATATGGCAAAGATAGTCTTGATATTAACATTAAAGATTTAAGCGATGGGGGGGGGGGCTTATCTTTATCATAA
- the pseI gene encoding pseudaminic acid synthase has product MQIANFNTQKQVFIIAELSANHAGSLELALKSVRAAKEAGANAIKIQTYTPDSLTLNSDKEDFIIKGGLWDKRRLYELYESAKTPYEWHSLIFEAAQNEGLICFSSPFSKEDVNFLKRFDPPAYKIASFEAVDEAFVELIAKEQKPTFVSCGIADELEIKAVVDIFKACKNENLMLLKCTSSYPASLEDMNLNAIKSLQEKFGVEVGLSDHSFGSMASVLSVALGARAIEKHFVLDKSIESEDSAFSLDFHEFKALVEAVREAELALGSASLALDEKALKNRTFARSLYASKDIKKGEIFSKQNVKSVRPSFGLHPKELKNLLGKKALKDISFASALSRQDFE; this is encoded by the coding sequence ATGCAAATTGCTAATTTTAATACCCAAAAACAAGTCTTTATCATCGCTGAACTTTCAGCTAATCATGCTGGTTCTTTAGAACTTGCTTTAAAAAGCGTTAGGGCAGCTAAAGAAGCTGGTGCAAATGCGATAAAAATTCAAACCTACACCCCAGATAGCCTTACTTTAAACAGCGATAAAGAGGATTTCATCATCAAGGGCGGACTTTGGGACAAAAGAAGACTTTATGAACTTTATGAAAGTGCAAAAACGCCTTATGAGTGGCATTCTCTTATCTTTGAAGCGGCTCAAAATGAGGGCTTGATCTGCTTTTCAAGCCCCTTTTCAAAAGAGGATGTAAATTTTTTAAAAAGATTTGATCCTCCTGCTTATAAAATCGCTTCTTTTGAAGCCGTTGATGAAGCCTTTGTTGAGCTTATCGCAAAAGAGCAAAAGCCTACTTTTGTTTCTTGTGGTATAGCTGATGAGCTTGAGATTAAAGCTGTGGTTGATATATTTAAAGCATGTAAAAATGAGAATTTAATGCTTTTAAAATGCACCTCATCTTATCCTGCAAGCTTAGAAGATATGAATTTAAATGCTATAAAAAGCTTACAAGAAAAATTTGGCGTTGAAGTAGGCTTAAGTGATCATAGCTTTGGTTCAATGGCTAGTGTTTTAAGTGTAGCGCTTGGAGCAAGAGCTATTGAAAAACATTTTGTGCTGGATAAAAGCATTGAAAGCGAAGATAGTGCTTTTAGCTTAGATTTTCATGAGTTTAAAGCCTTGGTTGAGGCTGTAAGAGAGGCTGAACTGGCACTAGGCAGTGCGAGCTTAGCCCTTGATGAAAAGGCTTTAAAAAATAGAACTTTTGCAAGAAGTTTATATGCAAGCAAAGATATTAAAAAGGGCGAAATTTTTAGCAAGCAAAATGTTAAAAGTGTGCGTCCTAGTTTTGGTTTGCACCCAAAAGAGCTTAAAAATTTACTTGGAAAAAAAGCCTTAAAAGATATAAGTTTTGCAAGTGCTTTAAGCAGGCAAGATTTTGAGTAA
- a CDS encoding WbqC family protein, which yields MISLKQKKCLKQQWGGGIKISYFNFIHPVYKQLGKNFIPYLSVLDFLMNSQNPSKEFALL from the coding sequence TTGATAAGCCTGAAGCAAAAGAAATGTTTAAAGCAGCAATGGGGGGGGGGCATTAAGATTAGTTATTTTAACTTTATCCACCCTGTATACAAACAACTTGGCAAGAATTTTATCCCCTATTTAAGTGTGCTTGATTTTTTGATGAATTCGCAAAATCCAAGCAAGGAATTTGCTTTATTATAA
- a CDS encoding WbqC family protein, whose amino-acid sequence MKIAIMQPTFLPWLGYLKMIQSVDAFVFLDCVQFEKRSWQSRNKIKLHGKEHTLSLSCHKAPQSTLIKDINLLDDDKYKLCLLKTIEHAYSKSVNFHTYEKILRKALFSFSSLCDFNIFLISQFCKDLNIQTPLLKASDMSLSGAKKEKLLLEICLKLKATHYLSPPGSKVYLDKPEAKEMFKAAMGGGH is encoded by the coding sequence ATGAAAATTGCGATTATGCAGCCAACTTTTTTGCCTTGGCTTGGTTATTTGAAAATGATACAAAGTGTTGATGCGTTTGTATTTTTAGATTGCGTGCAGTTTGAAAAACGTTCTTGGCAAAGTCGCAATAAAATCAAACTTCACGGCAAAGAACATACTCTTAGCCTAAGTTGCCATAAAGCCCCTCAAAGCACTTTAATCAAAGACATAAATTTGCTTGATGATGATAAATACAAGCTTTGCTTACTCAAAACGATCGAGCATGCCTATAGCAAGAGCGTAAATTTTCATACTTATGAAAAAATACTTCGCAAGGCTTTATTTAGCTTTTCCTCTCTTTGTGATTTCAATATCTTTTTAATCAGTCAGTTTTGCAAAGACTTAAACATACAAACTCCACTTTTAAAAGCAAGTGATATGAGTTTAAGTGGAGCAAAAAAAGAAAAACTTTTGCTTGAAATTTGTCTAAAACTCAAAGCCACACATTATCTTTCTCCACCTGGTTCAAAAGTTTATCTTGATAAGCCTGAAGCAAAAGAAATGTTTAAAGCAGCAATGGGGGGGGGGCATTAA
- a CDS encoding methyltransferase domain-containing protein: MYLKELKGLKFPDLAVIKFFFKNGLHKLENQKVLEYACSNGNNLSLFANYDFECLGVDLSEENLNNAHFNFKEVIKAKKFEFFNENIIDFAKKHPNIKADIFMIPNVVNYLKEEDFILLLQNAREYKAYKEGAWFFIRTRSIKDYRYGLGKKLARNSFLIEDDDTTGEKGCINTLYQEYELVAHLQKHLNLHDFKVLNYESTNVMGSDDRLVNDSDIVIYGKIG; the protein is encoded by the coding sequence ATGTATCTAAAAGAGCTAAAAGGTTTGAAATTTCCAGATCTAGCAGTAATTAAATTCTTTTTCAAAAATGGCTTGCATAAGCTTGAAAACCAAAAAGTGCTTGAATACGCTTGCTCAAACGGCAATAATTTAAGCTTGTTTGCAAATTATGATTTTGAGTGCTTAGGCGTGGATTTAAGCGAGGAAAATTTAAACAACGCACACTTTAATTTTAAAGAAGTTATCAAAGCAAAAAAATTTGAATTTTTCAACGAAAACATAATTGATTTTGCTAAAAAACACCCAAATATCAAAGCTGATATTTTCATGATACCAAATGTTGTCAATTATCTCAAAGAAGAGGATTTTATACTGCTTTTGCAAAATGCAAGAGAATATAAAGCCTACAAAGAAGGTGCTTGGTTTTTCATAAGAACAAGAAGTATAAAAGACTATCGCTATGGCTTAGGGAAAAAACTTGCTCGCAATAGCTTTTTAATCGAAGATGATGATACTACAGGCGAAAAAGGTTGCATAAACACACTATATCAAGAATACGAACTCGTAGCCCATCTTCAAAAACACCTTAACCTTCATGATTTTAAGGTATTAAACTATGAAAGCACAAATGTTATGGGAAGTGATGATAGGCTTGTCAATGACAGCGATATAGTTATTTATGGGAAGATTGGATAA
- a CDS encoding UDP-4-amino-4,6-dideoxy-N-acetyl-beta-L-altrosamine N-acetyltransferase: protein MIEFKLINYIHLNKYQKELIRKIRNLSLVNKHFYNKHFISKKEHKLFIQNLHFNRKKIYLALYFKYNFLASLNFTFLNKDEVEFGFYSNPYSDIKGIGRILETFSLFYARFILKAKFLSLTVFKNNEQVINLHKKFGFQIQTEKNFNQEKLVLMRKEL from the coding sequence ATGATAGAATTTAAACTTATAAACTATATCCACCTTAATAAATATCAAAAAGAACTAATTAGAAAAATAAGAAATTTAAGCTTAGTGAATAAGCATTTTTACAACAAACACTTTATCAGCAAAAAAGAACACAAACTCTTTATACAAAATTTGCATTTTAATCGCAAAAAAATATATCTTGCTCTTTATTTTAAGTATAATTTTCTTGCAAGTCTTAATTTTACTTTTTTAAATAAAGACGAGGTGGAATTTGGATTTTATTCTAATCCATACTCTGATATTAAGGGTATTGGAAGGATTTTAGAAACTTTTTCTTTATTTTATGCTCGTTTCATTTTAAAAGCTAAATTTCTTTCCTTGACAGTTTTTAAAAACAACGAACAAGTAATCAACTTGCATAAAAAATTCGGTTTTCAAATACAAACAGAAAAAAACTTTAATCAAGAAAAGCTTGTATTGATGAGAAAAGAGCTTTAA
- a CDS encoding formyltransferase family protein, translating to MKIAVLTSKNQWFIPYAKKLISQLKNARLFYDHKDLKENFDIVFILSYHKIIEKAFLAKHKHNLVIHASNLPQGKGWSPLFHQILQGQNEIVFTLFEAGEKADSGDIYLQESLYLNGLELYEELRAKQGQLCIKLVLDFLKLYPNIKARKQSGKESFYSKRSPKDSELDIHKSLNEQFNLLRICSNDEFPAFFIKDGKKFILKIYDIAEGGGDDRI from the coding sequence ATGAAAATCGCTGTTTTAACTTCAAAAAATCAATGGTTTATCCCTTATGCAAAAAAGCTTATTTCACAGCTTAAAAATGCAAGGCTTTTTTACGATCATAAAGATTTAAAAGAAAACTTTGACATAGTATTTATACTTTCTTATCATAAAATCATAGAAAAAGCTTTTCTAGCCAAACACAAGCATAACCTTGTCATTCACGCTTCAAATTTGCCTCAAGGTAAGGGCTGGTCTCCACTTTTTCACCAAATCTTGCAAGGGCAAAATGAAATAGTTTTTACCCTTTTTGAAGCAGGAGAAAAAGCCGATAGTGGCGATATCTATCTGCAAGAAAGCTTATACTTAAACGGACTTGAACTTTATGAGGAATTAAGAGCCAAGCAAGGACAATTGTGTATTAAACTTGTGCTTGATTTTTTAAAACTTTATCCAAATATAAAAGCAAGAAAACAAAGCGGAAAAGAAAGCTTTTATTCAAAAAGAAGCCCTAAAGATAGCGAGCTTGATATACACAAAAGTTTAAACGAGCAATTTAATCTTTTAAGAATTTGCTCAAATGATGAATTTCCAGCTTTTTTCATTAAGGATGGTAAAAAATTTATACTTAAAATTTATGATATAGCCGAGGGGGGGGGGGATGATAGAATTTAA
- the pseH gene encoding UDP-4-amino-4,6-dideoxy-N-acetyl-beta-L-altrosamine N-acetyltransferase has product MIKLASVMLKDFTKLDQKELEMVLQWRNDIRIKHFFLQKNISLKEHLNFIEKLKNDKTKKYFLVFENSKAIGVIDFVKINEKACEFGLYQNPNLKGYGKVLMKFVLEYAFDTLKVQNLKARAFKDNERAINLYLSFNFSIEKSDEKMMYLSLNGGGH; this is encoded by the coding sequence ATGATAAAGCTGGCGAGCGTTATGCTTAAAGACTTTACTAAGCTTGATCAAAAAGAGCTTGAAATGGTATTACAATGGAGAAATGATATAAGAATAAAACATTTTTTTCTCCAAAAAAATATAAGCTTAAAAGAGCATTTAAACTTCATTGAAAAACTCAAAAACGATAAGACTAAAAAATACTTCTTAGTCTTTGAGAACTCAAAAGCCATAGGTGTGATTGATTTTGTAAAAATCAATGAAAAAGCTTGTGAATTTGGCTTATACCAAAACCCAAATTTAAAAGGATATGGCAAAGTTTTAATGAAATTTGTGCTAGAATACGCCTTTGACACCTTAAAGGTGCAAAACCTTAAAGCAAGAGCTTTTAAAGACAATGAAAGGGCGATAAATTTGTATTTAAGTTTTAATTTTAGCATAGAAAAAAGCGATGAAAAGATGATGTATCTTAGCCTTAATGGGGGGGGGCATTAA
- the pseG gene encoding UDP-2,4-diacetamido-2,4,6-trideoxy-beta-L-altropyranose hydrolase, translating to MKVLFRADSSSKIGHGHIRRDLLLASKQYYEDEVSFACLELEGNIIESIPYEVFLLDSSAISELIDLILDEGFELLIIDHYQINAKDEKLIKEATGVEILSFDDELKPHYCDILLNVNPYAKAELYKNLVPSFCELRCGFAYALIRDEFYEEAKITRKKIHDIFICLGGTDSANLSAKIALDLPSSLNIIIATSSQNKNLKALTQICENHKNITLAVDLKDFAKTMNESKKLIIQASSLVNEALILKAKFKAICTHKNQEKIAFWLKDNGKEVEFYDKAGERYA from the coding sequence ATGAAAGTACTTTTTCGTGCTGATAGCTCTTCTAAGATAGGACACGGGCATATTAGAAGGGATTTGCTTTTAGCTTCAAAGCAGTATTATGAAGACGAGGTAAGCTTTGCTTGTCTTGAACTTGAAGGCAATATCATAGAAAGCATTCCTTATGAGGTGTTTTTGCTTGATAGTAGCGCTATTAGCGAGCTGATCGATCTTATACTTGATGAAGGTTTTGAGCTTTTAATCATCGATCATTATCAAATAAATGCAAAAGATGAAAAACTGATCAAAGAAGCTACTGGAGTTGAAATTCTAAGCTTTGATGATGAGTTAAAGCCTCATTATTGTGATATCTTACTTAATGTCAATCCTTACGCAAAAGCCGAACTTTACAAAAATCTTGTGCCAAGTTTTTGCGAGCTAAGATGTGGCTTTGCGTATGCTTTAATACGAGATGAATTCTACGAAGAAGCCAAAATCACAAGAAAAAAAATCCATGATATCTTTATCTGCTTAGGTGGCACAGATAGTGCAAACTTAAGTGCCAAAATCGCTCTTGATCTGCCCTCAAGCCTTAACATTATCATCGCTACAAGCTCACAAAACAAAAACCTCAAAGCCCTTACTCAAATTTGTGAAAATCACAAAAACATCACTTTAGCTGTGGATTTAAAAGATTTTGCAAAAACGATGAATGAAAGCAAAAAGCTTATCATTCAAGCAAGTAGCTTAGTCAATGAAGCCTTGATCTTAAAAGCTAAATTTAAAGCTATTTGCACGCATAAAAATCAAGAAAAGATCGCCTTTTGGCTCAAAGATAATGGCAAGGAAGTTGAGTTTTATGATAAAGCTGGCGAGCGTTATGCTTAA
- the pseF gene encoding pseudaminic acid cytidylyltransferase, with protein sequence MKSICIIPARGGSKRIAYKNIIDFHGKPLIAYSIDHALNSGIFDEVIVSSDDEKIINVALSCGANVPFVRKKELSDDYSSSTAVIKDAILELEKLGKSFDNVCCLYATTPLLNAEILKQAYEKFLDNQSEFLFAACEFDYPIQRAFKLDESQRVSMFDESFYFSRSQDLQKAYHDAGAFYFGKKKAWLEKDFLFKPYSSVFLLPKNLVCDIDTHKDLEFAKILYMMKEKK encoded by the coding sequence TTGAAAAGCATTTGCATTATACCAGCTCGTGGGGGCAGTAAGAGGATCGCTTATAAAAATATCATCGATTTTCATGGCAAGCCCCTCATTGCTTATAGTATAGATCATGCTTTAAATTCTGGTATCTTTGATGAAGTGATAGTCTCAAGCGATGATGAAAAAATCATCAATGTGGCTTTAAGCTGTGGTGCAAACGTGCCTTTTGTGAGAAAAAAAGAACTAAGTGATGATTATAGCTCAAGCACAGCTGTAATTAAAGATGCTATCTTAGAACTTGAAAAACTTGGTAAAAGCTTTGACAATGTATGCTGTTTGTATGCAACCACGCCTTTATTAAATGCTGAAATTTTAAAACAAGCTTATGAAAAATTCCTTGACAATCAAAGCGAGTTTTTATTTGCAGCTTGTGAGTTTGACTATCCTATACAAAGGGCATTTAAGCTTGATGAGAGTCAAAGGGTAAGTATGTTTGATGAAAGCTTTTATTTTTCACGTTCTCAAGACTTGCAAAAAGCTTATCATGATGCTGGGGCTTTTTATTTTGGTAAGAAAAAAGCTTGGCTTGAAAAAGACTTTTTGTTTAAGCCTTATTCAAGCGTGTTTTTGTTACCAAAAAATTTAGTGTGCGATATCGATACGCATAAGGATTTAGAATTTGCAAAAATACTTTATATGATGAAAGAAAAGAAATGA
- a CDS encoding 3-oxoacyl-ACP synthase: MKTNLHTIKAGVLVLGECEKSLDEELAHLSQSKREFFKAQMGINKHFIADKQSFASDLSIKAIDELLKLTNFDKNELDLLIFASHTPDFYAPATSSLIHKELQLNSKTTCLDLTNYCTAFLQGLLTAFLHLENKEYKNIILVCASVKSKKIDPKDSFTYATLSDSASAFLLSKSNKKDETCFFMQELFSEFALEETFSSSSYKQGQSEFIKVNNDLFFSLVQEKFPKLLETFLNKNKALQYEYFFFHYANDFFRKKLLQNLKLDEKLCFSQSLEQFGNLDANNLSANLILFNQTKLKDGGGGESKFC; the protein is encoded by the coding sequence ATGAAAACAAACTTACACACTATAAAAGCTGGCGTTTTAGTGCTTGGAGAATGTGAAAAAAGCTTAGATGAAGAATTAGCCCATCTAAGCCAAAGCAAAAGAGAGTTTTTCAAAGCACAAATGGGTATAAACAAGCATTTTATAGCAGACAAACAAAGCTTTGCAAGTGATTTAAGTATAAAGGCTATTGATGAGCTTTTAAAACTCACAAATTTTGATAAAAATGAGCTTGATTTACTCATCTTTGCTAGTCATACGCCTGATTTTTACGCTCCTGCTACAAGCTCACTTATCCATAAAGAGCTACAATTAAACTCAAAAACCACCTGCCTTGATCTTACAAATTATTGCACAGCCTTTTTACAAGGACTGCTCACAGCTTTTTTACATCTTGAAAATAAAGAATATAAAAACATAATCTTAGTTTGTGCAAGTGTAAAAAGCAAAAAAATAGATCCAAAAGATAGCTTTACTTATGCTACGCTAAGTGATAGTGCCAGTGCTTTTTTACTGAGCAAAAGCAATAAAAAAGATGAAACTTGCTTTTTTATGCAAGAACTATTTAGTGAGTTTGCACTTGAGGAAACATTTTCAAGTTCTTCATATAAACAAGGACAAAGCGAATTTATCAAGGTGAATAATGATTTATTTTTCTCCTTAGTGCAAGAAAAATTTCCCAAACTCTTAGAGACTTTTTTAAACAAAAATAAAGCCTTGCAATATGAGTATTTTTTCTTTCATTATGCTAATGATTTTTTTAGAAAAAAATTACTTCAAAACTTAAAACTAGATGAAAAACTATGCTTTTCTCAGTCTTTAGAACAATTTGGCAATCTTGATGCCAATAATTTAAGTGCAAATTTAATACTTTTTAACCAAACAAAACTCAAAGATGGGGGGGGGGGGGAAAGCAAATTTTGCTAG
- a CDS encoding AAC(3) family N-acetyltransferase, whose amino-acid sequence MRALFKAKNKLFYDEDFKTCLEKLGVQKDDILCVHTQLFNFGEFVGKKEDFLNALISSFEELLGKNGTLIMPTFSYSFCKNQPFDIQKTPSTMGILTEHFRKMPGVKRSLDPIFSFAIKGKDEKDFLKPCKSCFDKDSVYGILLKKAGKILLLGTKELGFTFTHFVEEQVGVKYRYFKEFKGQIIDENSHAYEASIKYFVRALDKNSNLSVQKQVSLLKKDDNFKSLDFANSSLTLIAAQKYFQSVFKALKQDENALLEDTQ is encoded by the coding sequence ATGAGGGCTTTATTTAAGGCAAAAAATAAGCTTTTTTATGATGAGGATTTTAAAACTTGCTTAGAAAAACTTGGAGTTCAAAAAGATGACATTCTTTGTGTGCATACTCAGCTTTTTAATTTTGGCGAGTTTGTAGGCAAAAAAGAGGACTTTTTAAATGCTCTTATAAGCTCTTTTGAGGAGCTTTTAGGTAAAAATGGCACCCTCATCATGCCAACTTTTTCTTATAGTTTTTGTAAAAATCAACCCTTTGATATACAAAAAACACCTAGCACCATGGGCATTTTAACTGAACATTTTAGAAAAATGCCTGGTGTGAAAAGAAGCCTTGATCCAATCTTTTCTTTTGCCATTAAAGGTAAAGATGAAAAAGACTTTTTAAAGCCTTGCAAAAGCTGTTTTGATAAGGATTCAGTATATGGGATTTTGCTTAAAAAAGCTGGTAAGATACTCTTGCTTGGCACCAAAGAGCTTGGTTTTACTTTTACGCATTTTGTTGAAGAACAAGTTGGGGTGAAGTATCGCTATTTTAAGGAATTTAAAGGACAAATCATAGATGAAAACTCACATGCTTATGAAGCAAGTATAAAGTATTTTGTAAGAGCCTTAGATAAAAACTCAAATTTAAGCGTGCAAAAACAAGTGAGTTTACTTAAAAAAGATGATAATTTTAAAAGTCTAGACTTTGCCAACTCAAGCCTTACTCTAATTGCTGCTCAAAAATACTTTCAAAGTGTTTTTAAAGCCTTAAAACAAGATGAAAATGCCCTACTTGAGGATACACAATGA
- a CDS encoding acyl carrier protein, with product MNTQELKELFKAIEREDIKESDTELLSSGKIDSLDIMALVAAIEKHFHQALKAEFIKAENFESFKSIQAMIKEAFGK from the coding sequence ATGAATACTCAAGAACTTAAAGAGCTTTTCAAAGCCATAGAAAGAGAGGATATAAAAGAAAGCGATACAGAGCTTTTAAGCTCAGGTAAAATCGACTCTTTAGACATTATGGCTTTAGTTGCTGCTATAGAAAAGCATTTTCATCAAGCCTTAAAGGCTGAGTTTATTAAGGCTGAAAATTTTGAAAGTTTTAAGAGCATACAAGCTATGATTAAAGAGGCTTTTGGCAAATGA
- a CDS encoding GNAT family N-acetyltransferase produces MNSFENFLKAYEKGFKLQNYYEGMQSLKEKLLSSKLTLKQIEHNFFFYEKNSKLLHFFISHTHKDFKLKNSIIKLIYKRQKELLNFKDFLEYNHFQGFESFVQMRLKNENLKPINFDFVEFARLEDLHDLKDFFTSYFDEQFLFVYDEADLQAKIRKKEILCVKELGKIKAALSFSVQLGCANLDFIASSIKQEHKNAGYALLNHFFILNQKAYFFKLFVNENNEKAINFYQRAGFVQDMVKLEFYRNFN; encoded by the coding sequence ATGAACTCGTTTGAAAACTTTTTAAAAGCCTATGAAAAGGGCTTTAAGCTTCAAAACTATTATGAGGGTATGCAAAGCCTAAAAGAAAAGCTTTTAAGCTCTAAACTCACATTAAAGCAAATTGAGCATAATTTCTTTTTTTATGAAAAGAACTCAAAACTTTTGCATTTTTTTATAAGCCATACTCACAAGGATTTTAAGCTTAAAAATAGCATAATCAAACTCATTTATAAAAGACAAAAAGAGCTTTTAAATTTTAAGGATTTTTTAGAATACAATCATTTTCAAGGCTTTGAAAGCTTTGTGCAAATGAGGCTTAAGAATGAGAATTTAAAGCCTATAAATTTTGACTTTGTCGAATTTGCAAGGCTTGAGGATTTACATGATTTAAAGGATTTTTTTACAAGCTATTTTGATGAGCAGTTTTTATTTGTTTATGATGAGGCTGATTTGCAAGCAAAGATAAGAAAAAAAGAAATACTTTGCGTAAAAGAACTAGGCAAAATTAAAGCTGCACTAAGTTTTAGCGTTCAGCTAGGGTGTGCAAATCTTGACTTTATAGCCTCAAGCATAAAGCAAGAACATAAAAATGCAGGCTATGCCCTACTCAATCATTTTTTCATACTCAATCAAAAGGCTTATTTTTTCAAACTCTTTGTCAATGAAAACAATGAAAAAGCCATAAATTTTTATCAAAGAGCTGGCTTTGTTCAAGATATGGTGAAATTAGAATTTTATAGGAATTTTAATTGA